The Candidatus Neomarinimicrobiota bacterium genome includes the window ATAACGGCAGTCGCTCTAGTTCCTCCCGAAGCCATGCTGGCATCGGGTCCTCAGCCGAAGGTCGGTCTACATTCGGATGTCGGTCCAATAGTTTTTGAGCCCATTCTGGTAGTTTTGTCTGCACTTGTTTTACTCCTTGACGAATTTCTGAGTGATCTCGCCCGTATCCTTATCTTTGAGAATGAGCTTCGTGATACCGCTCGGCATCTGTTCTCGTTTGATCAGCACCGACCCTTCGTACTCGGTAGGAGGGACACGGATCTGCTGGATCTGATCTGAGCCACGCCACATATCCAAGTCCACTGATTCCCATTTCTTGGACTTGGCGGACTGGTAGCAAGCGTCGATGATGGCGTTGACAACGTATCCGTCGTAGAAAGACTCCATCGGTTTCCCGCCGTTGTCCAAGGCATCAAACATATCGGCAAACATATGTGCGTATCCCAACTCGTTAACTTCATCACCCACTGGAAAGAGCCAGCCGGTTTCCCCCTCGGCCTTCTCGGCAACATAACCTTTGCTTCCAGCCGTGGTGAACATATCGAATCCAGTTCTCAGGAAGTGGTTGAGCCAGATGGTCCCCTCAGTACCGGCTATCTCATCTCGCAGATCCATGCCACCGCGGAAACCCCAACTCACCTCGAACTGACCGATAGCGCTGTTTGCAAACCTGATTAGACCAATCCCATGGTCCTCGGCCTCGACCGGATGAACCAGGGTATCTGCCCAGCACATGACCTCTATGGGTCTGATCTCCTTGCCTATGAATTTTCGTATGATCTCAATGCAGTGACAACCCATGTCCACAATGGCCCCGCCCCCTGCTTTCTCCATGTCCCAGAACCAAGCACTGTGTGGACCAGGATGGGTCTCGCGGGAACGCACCCACAAGACATCACCGAGTGCTCCGTTCTTGACGGAATCGTACGACTTTAGCGTTTTGGGCGTGTAAACAAGATCTTCCAGATAGCCATGGAATACTCCAGTTTTTTCGACGTAATCGAGCATTCGCTTGGCCTCGGCGGCATTGCGGCCCAAAGGTTTGGTGCATAGAACTGTCTTTCTTGCCTTGGCAGCTAACCTTACCGCCTCCTCATGCAGGTGGTTCGGCAGACCGATGACAACTGTGTCCGTCTCCGCATCGTTGATGGCTTCGGCGAGATCGGTCGTCCACCTTTGAATGTTCCACTCCTCTGCAAACTTCTTCGCCCGATGTTCGGTACGGGAGTAGACAACCTGCACCTTATCCCTACGCCTCTGACCGTGAAGTGTCATCGTGTAGAACATGCCGATCAACCCGGTACCCAGCATCGTAAGGTTATGTGACTTCTCCATTACAACTTCCTTTCCGCCGGAATCGACCCCGGAACAGATCTAACCTGGATTATCCACAGGATCTTCAGATTCGCCACGAGAACACGAAGGATCAGGTGTTTAAGTGTTCAGGTGCTAAGGTGTTCAAGTGTTAAAGTGTTAAAGTTTTTGGGTCCTTTGGACTTTCCCTTTTTCTTGTTTCTGAAACACATGAAGACACGAACACCTGAATACATGAACACTGAGGCTGAAATCACTAGAGTGTTTTTCCGATTTTGACCTAAGGTCAGTCAGTCTACGGGGTCCTTGACTTTGACCAAATAAAGTAAGTCTTATGGTTCTCAGAGATCAAGTCTTATCTTATGCTCGAATTCCGATACAGGGCAAGAATGTAGATTTTTTAATATCCCCTTAAAAATCAATCGTTTGTCGATGGGAAGAACCGTGGGAAGATTTATCTTGACATTTCATTATCAAATAGGTTAAAATTGCGCAGACTATGGTTCGACCGCCCTGATGGGCGTGCGTTTGAATCGTCCATAGGAATCAAGATCTCTTGCATAATCGAAAACTATTCTTCTTCTTCCCTTGTGTGGCGGCGGGAAATACCTGCCACTCACTTTCTGACCCCTTGTTTGGCCTTTTGAACGAGCGATGATGTTGAAACGGGCGAGGGAAAAACTCATTTCGGACAGGTATCTGTTACCAAAAGGAGGTACACAGTGAAAATCAAGACTTTCTTATTCAGTATCGTTGTAAGTCTATTTGTTGTTGGACAAGTATCGGCCCAGAACGGCGAGGTTTCCGGTCGGGTCATTTCCGGGGAGAACAGGGCTCCGTTGATCGGTGTGAATATTGTCATACAGGGCACGACTATGGGTGCCACCACGGACATCGAGGGTCTATACGTGCTGGAAGATGTTCCTTCCGATGCCATCCTCGTATTCTCCTACATAGGATTTGGGACTGAGGAGGTCCCCGTGGGTGGCCGGGAAGTCGTTGATCTGATTATGACGCCCCAGGCCCTTTCTGGAGAGGAACTCGTGGTCATTGGGTACGGCACACAGCAGAGGAGAGATGTGACCAGTTCCATTTCCTCATTGAAAGAGGGGAGTTTCACCCAGGGTGCAGGCACCGATCTTCAGTCACTGCTTCAGGCCCGTGTGCCAGGCGTGGTTATCACTTCAAACAATGGTGACATTGGAGGCGAACCGCTGATCCGTATCCGGGGGGGCACATCTATCACGGCAGGCAACAGTCCCATGATTGTCATAGATGGAGTCCCCATTGACAACAGTTCAGCAATTCCTGGCGGGACCGGGGAGGATATCAATGATGGTACCCGGGATAATCCTCTGGGTATGCTTAATCCCGACGATATTGCTTCCCTGGATATCTTAAAAGACGCTTCGGCTGCCGCCATTTACGGCGCCCGGGGTGGGAATGGTGTGATTCTGATCACCACCAAGCAAGGAAAACCCGGCGGCCTTAGCCTGACTTACAATGGCTATACGAGTTCTTCCACCGTTTCCGAGAAACTCGATCTTTTGACTGCCAAGGATTACCTGGATTACGCAGGGGACGTTGGCGCAACCCCTGAAGACGGAGGCGCCGACACTGACTGGCAGGATGAGATTTTCAGAACGGCCGTTACAAAAAATCATAGTCTTTCTTTCAGTGGAGGCACTCCACTGTCTCAGTACCGAGTTTCCTTGAACTATTTGGATCAGGAGGGCGTTTTGTTGAATTCCGAGCGGCAACGATATTCAGCTCGCTTGAATGTCAACCATAGAATGCTCAATGAAAAACTGCGTTTGACAATAGGGATTAATCCTACCTTCGTAGAGCGTCATAATACTCCGTATGCCCAAAGGGCGGGCTTTTTCGGTGGAGTTTTCACAAATGTCCTCAAGATGAATCCCACGTACCCGGTACGAAATTCAGATGGAACCTATTTTGAATATCCAACCACGACTATCCGGAATCCGGTTGCACTGGTCAACGAAATCGAAGATGTTTCCGAGGATATGCGGATCTTTTTGAGTACAACAGCAGAATACGAGTTCGTCCCAGGATTAAGCGGTAAGGTAAACCTGGGACTGGATCGGTCATCCACTACCCGGTCCCTTTATCAACCGAGGTCGTTACCCTATGCGGCAGCTTTCGGCGCCAGAGCCGATATCAGAAACAACGACAGGCAATCGGTGCTGTTTGAGTCGACTCTAAATTATCGAACGGATATGGGCACTTCGAACATGGAGGCTTGGGCAGGCTACACGTTTCAGGAGTTCGAGAATGGGGGGTTTGGAGTCACTGCCCGTGATTTTGTCACGGATGCCTGGTTAACCAATAACCTGGGAGGGGGAGCCGATTTTAATGAAAGGCCGTTCTCTTTTAGAGACGTGAACCGCTTGATTTCATTCCTGGGACGGGTAAATCTTAGTGTTGCCGGCAAGTATCTCGTCAGTGCCGCCCTCAGACGGGAAGGGTCTTCCCGATTTGGCGAAGGGAACAAATGGGGTGTTTTTCCTTCTGGATCCTTTGGCTGGAGACTGTCACAAGAACCGTTCCTGGATGGTATTGATGTTCTGAGTGACTTGAAAGTGAGGGTGAGTTATGGCATCACCGGAAACCAGGATATTGGGAATAATCGCTCCTTGGTTCTACTTGGCCCGGGATCCAACGCTGTTATCGGGGATCAGACAGTGACGGGTGTTTCCGCAACCCAGTTAGCCAATCCCGATCTGAAATGGGAACAGACGAGCCAGATTAATCTGGGAATAGACTTCGGTCTGTATCGGGACAGAGTTTCCGGTTCTATCGACATTTATACGAAAACAACCGAAGATTTATTGCTGGAGTTTGATGTTCCCCAGCCGGCAGTGGTTACCACCAGGCTGGATAATGTGGGAAAGGTGGAAAACAAGGGGATCGAGATCGCCTTGAATACGGTGAATATCTCCACCGAGGATCTGTTCTGGCGGACGAACTTCAATTTTGCGAGTAACAAAAACGAAGTCGTCAGCATGGGTCCTGACCCGGATAAGTTTATCGTCACCGGTGACGTCGGTGGTGCTGGGCTGAGTGGCGTACAGGCACAGATCATCAAAGTCGGTGAACCGTTAGGAGCATTCTTTGGTTTTAAATTCCTTGGATATGAAGACGGAGAAGAAGTACTGTCATCGGATGGTGGACCCCTAGATGATGGAAGGTTCATTCTGGGCTACGCTCAGCCGGATTTTACCTTCGGTATCTCGAATATGATAACTTACAAAAACATAGACCTCGGTGTCTTTATACAGGGTGTTCAGGGAATTGAGATTCTCAACAATACACGCCTGGAATACCAGCGGCCCTCTAATGTCGATAATAACATCAATCTCTTTGCAGGGTCCGTGGATGACGTGGAAGCCGGACTGGACTATCAAGCGGCGGTGGCCTACTCGGATCGATTCATTGAAGACGGATCGTTCATCCGGCTGCAGAATGTCACCATTGGATACACCTTAAGCACGGAGAGTTTCAGAAAGTTGCGACTCTACCTGAGTGCGGACAATCTGTTCATCCTGACCGACTACGAGGGTTTTGATCCGGAAGTCAACACCTATACCGGGTTGGCCCTGGGTGTTGACTACACCAACTATCCGAAAGCCCGTACCTTTACTCTCGGTCTTAATGTTGGATTCTGATACGAAAGGGAGATTTCAAGTCACACATAATTAATTAAGGAGCAATAACAATGAAAGACCATAGATTTCGCTTTCTGGTGCCGTTCCTCGTCATTTTATTGGCGTCCTGGAGCTGCACGGATCTGGAGGAAGAACCGTTTGGCGTGGTAACTCCGGGCAATTTCTATCAAACGGAGGGTGAATTAATCGCTGCGGTGATCCCTGTCTTTAATAGTCTCGGAGCGGCTTCGTGGGGTGACTATGCACATGTGCAGGCCGTCTCCTCGGATGCTATATTCGTGCCGACCCGAGGCGGAGACTGGGACGATGGAGGAATCTGGCGGGAGCTTCAGTTACATACCTGGACGCCCACCCTCGGGTTCCTCAACGGAGCATGGAATGGTGCCTATGGGGGTGTGGCGAGGGCCAACTCCACACTGGATGCCATGAGAAATTCACCTCAGAGTGAAACGGAACTCGTTAAAACCTTCATTGCGGAAGTGCGAGTTCTCAGGGCGCTTTATTACTGGTGGCTCATCGATCTGTATGGTGATGTGCCGCTGGTCACCGACGCCGCCACAGATCCAGACAATCCGCCGTCACAAAGTAGTCGAAAAGTGGTGTTCGATTTCATCGTGTCCGAAGTTAAAGATGCGCTGCCTGATCTCGAAGATTCCTTCGGGGCAGGGGGTTACGGCCGGGTAACGACAGGGGCTGCCAATGCACTTCTGGCCACGGTATACCTGAATGCCGAGGTATACACGGGATCGGAGATGTGGCAAGAAACGATAGATGCCTCTGACGAAATAATTGAATCCGGTCTGTATGAACTGATGTCTACTTTTGATGACGTCTTCGCGCTGGAAAATGAGGGAATC containing:
- a CDS encoding TonB-dependent receptor, whose translation is MKIKTFLFSIVVSLFVVGQVSAQNGEVSGRVISGENRAPLIGVNIVIQGTTMGATTDIEGLYVLEDVPSDAILVFSYIGFGTEEVPVGGREVVDLIMTPQALSGEELVVIGYGTQQRRDVTSSISSLKEGSFTQGAGTDLQSLLQARVPGVVITSNNGDIGGEPLIRIRGGTSITAGNSPMIVIDGVPIDNSSAIPGGTGEDINDGTRDNPLGMLNPDDIASLDILKDASAAAIYGARGGNGVILITTKQGKPGGLSLTYNGYTSSSTVSEKLDLLTAKDYLDYAGDVGATPEDGGADTDWQDEIFRTAVTKNHSLSFSGGTPLSQYRVSLNYLDQEGVLLNSERQRYSARLNVNHRMLNEKLRLTIGINPTFVERHNTPYAQRAGFFGGVFTNVLKMNPTYPVRNSDGTYFEYPTTTIRNPVALVNEIEDVSEDMRIFLSTTAEYEFVPGLSGKVNLGLDRSSTTRSLYQPRSLPYAAAFGARADIRNNDRQSVLFESTLNYRTDMGTSNMEAWAGYTFQEFENGGFGVTARDFVTDAWLTNNLGGGADFNERPFSFRDVNRLISFLGRVNLSVAGKYLVSAALRREGSSRFGEGNKWGVFPSGSFGWRLSQEPFLDGIDVLSDLKVRVSYGITGNQDIGNNRSLVLLGPGSNAVIGDQTVTGVSATQLANPDLKWEQTSQINLGIDFGLYRDRVSGSIDIYTKTTEDLLLEFDVPQPAVVTTRLDNVGKVENKGIEIALNTVNISTEDLFWRTNFNFASNKNEVVSMGPDPDKFIVTGDVGGAGLSGVQAQIIKVGEPLGAFFGFKFLGYEDGEEVLSSDGGPLDDGRFILGYAQPDFTFGISNMITYKNIDLGVFIQGVQGIEILNNTRLEYQRPSNVDNNINLFAGSVDDVEAGLDYQAAVAYSDRFIEDGSFIRLQNVTIGYTLSTESFRKLRLYLSADNLFILTDYEGFDPEVNTYTGLALGVDYTNYPKARTFTLGLNVGF
- a CDS encoding Gfo/Idh/MocA family oxidoreductase; amino-acid sequence: MEKSHNLTMLGTGLIGMFYTMTLHGQRRRDKVQVVYSRTEHRAKKFAEEWNIQRWTTDLAEAINDAETDTVVIGLPNHLHEEAVRLAAKARKTVLCTKPLGRNAAEAKRMLDYVEKTGVFHGYLEDLVYTPKTLKSYDSVKNGALGDVLWVRSRETHPGPHSAWFWDMEKAGGGAIVDMGCHCIEIIRKFIGKEIRPIEVMCWADTLVHPVEAEDHGIGLIRFANSAIGQFEVSWGFRGGMDLRDEIAGTEGTIWLNHFLRTGFDMFTTAGSKGYVAEKAEGETGWLFPVGDEVNELGYAHMFADMFDALDNGGKPMESFYDGYVVNAIIDACYQSAKSKKWESVDLDMWRGSDQIQQIRVPPTEYEGSVLIKREQMPSGITKLILKDKDTGEITQKFVKE
- a CDS encoding RagB/SusD family nutrient uptake outer membrane protein, which translates into the protein MKDHRFRFLVPFLVILLASWSCTDLEEEPFGVVTPGNFYQTEGELIAAVIPVFNSLGAASWGDYAHVQAVSSDAIFVPTRGGDWDDGGIWRELQLHTWTPTLGFLNGAWNGAYGGVARANSTLDAMRNSPQSETELVKTFIAEVRVLRALYYWWLIDLYGDVPLVTDAATDPDNPPSQSSRKVVFDFIVSEVKDALPDLEDSFGAGGYGRVTTGAANALLATVYLNAEVYTGSEMWQETIDASDEIIESGLYELMSTFDDVFALENEGIANTENILVYATRPEAGVSFIRHMATLHYNQIPASPWNGFSVLADFYNAFDADDTRRDQLLVGQQFVLGGPSAGDSAFDRVGEPLVFTVDAPLIDATEHHGVRMLKWPIDPDMSGADGGNDYAVFRYSHILLAKAEAQFNLNGGGIDLVNQVRERAGLDALSSIDSDAILAERGYEFVWEGFRRQDLIRADKFLDAWTLKDADDGSHRLLFPIPQIQRDANPNLNQNDGY